In a single window of the Sediminicoccus sp. KRV36 genome:
- a CDS encoding TIGR03862 family flavoprotein has protein sequence MKPFAVIGAGPAGLMAAEILASAGQPVVIFDQMAQPARKFLLAGRGGLNLTHSEPLERFLPHYGAAAEALRPAIEAFPPASLIAWAEGLGQAVFTGSSGRVFPRAMKASPLLRAWLARLEGLGVTLRRRHRWIGWDEAGALRFATPEGEVSFAPAATILALGGASWPRLGSDGGWVSLLADVAPFRPANMGFRVAWSPHFAERFQGMPLKRAALSFAGRTQRGEAMITRDGIEGGLIYAFSAALRDAMARDGMAEITLDLRPDLERIHLSGGAMSLSNQLRKQAGLSPVAVGLVQEALHAGVTTPVPELVKALPLRLTGMQGLERAISSAGGLRWSALEADFSLRARPGVYAVGEMLDWEAPTGGYLLQACFSTAVAAARAALRDGVTEPRSG, from the coding sequence GTGAAGCCCTTTGCCGTCATCGGCGCCGGCCCGGCCGGGCTGATGGCGGCGGAAATCCTGGCTTCGGCGGGGCAGCCGGTCGTCATCTTCGACCAGATGGCGCAGCCAGCGCGCAAATTCCTGCTGGCCGGGCGCGGCGGGCTGAACCTGACCCATTCCGAACCGCTGGAGCGCTTCCTGCCGCATTACGGTGCCGCCGCCGAGGCGCTGCGCCCGGCCATCGAGGCGTTTCCGCCCGCCTCCCTCATCGCCTGGGCCGAGGGGCTGGGGCAGGCGGTCTTCACCGGCAGTTCCGGCCGGGTGTTTCCGCGCGCCATGAAGGCCTCACCCTTGCTGCGCGCCTGGCTCGCGCGGCTGGAGGGGCTGGGGGTGACCCTGCGCCGGCGCCATCGCTGGATCGGCTGGGATGAGGCCGGCGCTCTGCGTTTCGCGACGCCCGAGGGCGAGGTGAGCTTCGCCCCCGCCGCCACCATCCTCGCGCTGGGCGGCGCCTCCTGGCCGCGCCTTGGCTCCGATGGTGGCTGGGTCAGCCTGCTGGCTGATGTGGCGCCGTTTCGCCCGGCGAATATGGGCTTCCGGGTGGCTTGGAGCCCGCATTTCGCCGAGCGATTCCAGGGCATGCCCCTGAAGCGCGCCGCACTCAGCTTCGCGGGCCGGACGCAACGCGGCGAGGCGATGATCACGCGCGATGGCATCGAGGGCGGGCTGATCTACGCCTTCAGCGCGGCTTTGCGGGATGCCATGGCGCGGGACGGCATGGCCGAAATCACGCTCGATCTGCGGCCGGATCTGGAGCGGATCCACCTCTCGGGCGGCGCCATGTCCCTCTCCAACCAGCTGCGCAAGCAGGCGGGCCTCTCGCCCGTCGCGGTGGGTCTGGTGCAGGAGGCGCTGCATGCCGGCGTGACGACGCCCGTGCCGGAATTGGTCAAGGCGCTGCCGCTGCGCCTGACGGGCATGCAGGGGCTGGAGCGGGCGATCTCCTCGGCCGGCGGGCTGCGCTGGTCCGCGCTGGAGGCGGATTTCAGCCTGCGCGCCCGCCCGGGCGTCTATGCCGTGGGCGAGATGCTGGACTGGGAGGCGCCGACCGGCGGCTACCTGCTGCAGGCCTGTTTCAGCACGGCGGTCGCGGCGGCGCGGGCCGCCTTGCGCGATGGGGTCACCGAACCACGCAGCGGGTGA
- a CDS encoding amino acid ABC transporter permease, giving the protein MAAPILPNFGERSVTFARACFNGPLNIAISAACLALLVWLVPPLFTWAVLNATWNGNAAACREAGGACWAFIREKFWFSVFGLYPYEERWRPGLMLVILVTLVISSTFRACWNKWLLVAWVVAAPTMLLLMGGGVFGLSPVATRLWGGITITGIIAVYGLALGYPLAILLALGRRSDLTLVRWFSTAVIECVRGVPLISLLFMAAIMLPLFLPDGITLDRLARVLVAYTIFTAAYMAEVVRGGLQAMPRGQYEAADAVGLSYWQKMRLVILPQALSITIPSQVNTFIGLFKDTTLVIVIGVFDFFTTLRSALGDPNWLGFPTEAYVFAAGVYFILCFAMSKYSQRLERDFQPAQR; this is encoded by the coding sequence ATGGCGGCGCCCATCCTGCCGAATTTCGGCGAACGCAGCGTCACCTTCGCGCGCGCCTGCTTCAACGGCCCCCTCAATATCGCCATCAGCGCCGCCTGCCTGGCCCTTCTGGTCTGGCTGGTGCCGCCGCTCTTCACCTGGGCGGTGCTGAACGCCACCTGGAACGGCAATGCCGCGGCCTGCCGGGAAGCCGGCGGCGCCTGCTGGGCCTTCATCCGCGAGAAATTCTGGTTCAGCGTCTTTGGCCTCTACCCCTATGAGGAGCGCTGGCGGCCGGGGCTGATGCTGGTGATCCTCGTCACCCTCGTCATTTCCTCCACCTTCCGCGCCTGCTGGAACAAGTGGCTGCTGGTGGCCTGGGTGGTGGCCGCCCCCACCATGCTGCTGCTGATGGGCGGCGGCGTCTTCGGCCTCAGCCCCGTCGCGACCCGGCTGTGGGGGGGCATCACCATCACCGGCATCATCGCCGTCTATGGGCTGGCCCTGGGCTATCCGCTGGCCATCCTGCTGGCACTGGGCCGCCGTTCCGACCTGACGCTGGTGCGCTGGTTCTCCACCGCGGTGATCGAATGCGTGCGCGGCGTGCCGCTGATCAGCCTGCTCTTCATGGCGGCGATCATGCTGCCGCTGTTCCTGCCGGACGGCATCACGCTGGACCGCCTGGCCCGCGTGCTGGTCGCCTACACCATCTTCACCGCGGCCTACATGGCCGAGGTGGTGCGCGGCGGGCTGCAGGCCATGCCGCGCGGGCAATACGAGGCGGCCGATGCGGTGGGCCTCAGCTACTGGCAGAAGATGCGGCTGGTGATCCTGCCGCAGGCGCTCTCCATCACCATCCCGAGCCAGGTGAACACCTTCATCGGCCTGTTCAAGGACACGACGCTCGTGATCGTGATCGGCGTGTTCGACTTCTTCACGACGCTGCGCTCGGCGCTGGGTGATCCGAACTGGCTGGGCTTCCCGACCGAGGCCTATGTCTTCGCGGCTGGGGTATATTTCATCCTGTGCTTCGCGATGTCGAAATACAGCCAGAGGCTGGAGCGGGATTTCCAGCCGGCGCAGCGGTGA
- a CDS encoding alpha/beta hydrolase fold domain-containing protein, with translation MLRFILAGLLLAGPAFAQMAALPPETQAAIRAIGPSMGVEGVARTAAALAALQPPAVVEPLRDQAYGPDPRHRLDVFSPGPGSRPVLVFVHGGGFVGGDKTRPGAFFYDNIGQWAARSGLVGVNITYRLAPQHAYPAVVEDLAAALSWVRANIAALGGDPARILLMGQSAGAAHVGDYLAAHAADPGVASAMLVSGVHDVASYPASPTTAAYYGNDPVKLAQRSAIPGLTRLAIPLFLASADLEPRPFQDQVARLNAALCLAGRCPPYLHMAGHNHFSTVFAIGTADQELTIPLLALANR, from the coding sequence ATGCTGCGTTTCATCCTGGCCGGGCTGTTGCTGGCCGGGCCCGCTTTTGCCCAGATGGCCGCATTGCCGCCCGAGACCCAGGCGGCGATCCGCGCGATCGGGCCCAGCATGGGCGTCGAGGGCGTGGCCCGCACCGCCGCCGCTCTCGCCGCGCTGCAACCGCCGGCAGTGGTGGAGCCGCTGCGCGACCAGGCCTATGGGCCCGATCCGCGCCACCGCCTCGATGTGTTTTCGCCCGGGCCTGGCTCGCGGCCGGTGCTGGTCTTTGTGCATGGCGGCGGCTTCGTGGGGGGCGACAAGACGCGGCCGGGCGCGTTTTTCTACGACAATATCGGCCAATGGGCGGCGCGCTCGGGGCTGGTGGGCGTGAACATCACCTATCGGCTGGCGCCGCAGCATGCCTATCCGGCCGTTGTGGAGGATCTCGCGGCGGCCCTCAGCTGGGTGCGTGCGAATATCGCAGCCCTTGGCGGCGACCCGGCGCGCATCCTGCTGATGGGGCAATCGGCCGGGGCCGCGCATGTGGGCGACTATCTGGCGGCGCATGCGGCCGACCCCGGTGTGGCTTCCGCCATGCTCGTCTCGGGCGTGCATGATGTGGCGAGCTATCCGGCCTCACCCACCACGGCAGCGTATTACGGCAATGACCCGGTGAAGCTGGCACAGCGCTCGGCCATTCCGGGGCTGACGCGGCTGGCCATTCCGCTGTTCCTGGCCTCGGCCGATTTGGAGCCGCGCCCCTTCCAGGACCAGGTGGCGCGGCTGAATGCGGCGCTGTGCCTGGCCGGGCGCTGCCCGCCCTATCTGCACATGGCGGGGCACAACCACTTCTCCACTGTGTTCGCCATCGGCACGGCGGATCAGGAATTGACCATTCCGCTGCTGGCGCTCGCCAACCGGTGA
- a CDS encoding ABC transporter permease subunit (The N-terminal region of this protein, as described by TIGR01726, is a three transmembrane segment that identifies a subfamily of ABC transporter permease subunits, which specificities that include histidine, arginine, glutamine, glutamate, L-cystine (sic), the opines (in Agrobacterium) octopine and nopaline, etc.) produces the protein MSTTTPIMPAAKPLIPLPAGTTLRGVLWQAGLAFAVIFIGWSLYNNMLTNMAARGLQFGYGFLNRSAGFPIGEGLLGYTPSDSYALALTQGFLNTMRVALVGIVLATILGVLLGLARLAENPLLRSLTGGYIEVIRNTPLVLQLVFWHSIILQLPSVRQALNPIPGFFLSQRGVKLPALLAEPALYSFLLALLTAAILWYGLARRERARQIETGERKSTLVPGLALLIGLPVAAGFVFGAPTVEWPELTGFNFEGGLSLSPEFFALLIGLVVYTSAFIAEIVRSGIQSVHKGQWEAARALGLASGTIMRLVILPQALRVIIPPMTSQFLNLTKNSSLAVVIGYPDLVSVANTSINQTGQAVEVITLFMAVYLAISLITSLLMNMYNRAVALKER, from the coding sequence ATCGGCTGGTCGCTCTACAACAACATGCTGACCAACATGGCGGCCCGCGGGCTGCAATTCGGCTATGGCTTCCTCAATCGCTCAGCCGGGTTTCCCATTGGCGAAGGCCTGCTCGGCTATACCCCTTCGGACAGCTATGCCCTGGCGCTGACGCAGGGCTTCCTCAACACCATGCGCGTGGCCCTGGTGGGGATCGTGCTGGCGACCATCCTGGGCGTGTTGCTCGGCCTCGCGCGGCTGGCTGAAAATCCGCTGCTGCGCAGCCTGACCGGCGGTTATATCGAGGTGATCCGCAACACGCCGCTCGTGCTGCAGCTGGTCTTCTGGCATTCCATCATCCTGCAACTGCCTTCGGTGCGGCAGGCGCTGAACCCGATCCCCGGCTTCTTCCTCTCGCAGCGCGGGGTGAAGCTGCCGGCCCTGCTGGCCGAGCCCGCGCTCTATTCCTTCCTGCTGGCGCTGCTGACCGCCGCCATTCTCTGGTACGGCCTCGCCCGGCGCGAACGCGCGCGGCAGATCGAGACAGGGGAGCGCAAATCCACGCTGGTCCCGGGGCTCGCGCTGCTGATCGGCCTGCCTGTCGCGGCGGGCTTCGTCTTCGGGGCACCCACGGTCGAATGGCCGGAGCTCACCGGCTTCAACTTCGAGGGCGGGCTTTCGCTCAGCCCGGAATTCTTCGCGCTGCTGATCGGCCTGGTGGTCTATACCTCGGCCTTCATCGCCGAGATCGTGCGCTCGGGCATTCAATCCGTGCACAAGGGCCAATGGGAGGCGGCGCGCGCGCTGGGCCTTGCCTCCGGCACCATCATGCGCCTTGTGATCCTGCCGCAGGCCTTGCGCGTGATCATCCCGCCCATGACCTCGCAATTCCTGAACCTGACGAAGAATTCCTCGCTCGCGGTCGTCATCGGCTATCCGGATCTGGTTTCCGTCGCGAACACCTCGATCAACCAGACCGGGCAGGCGGTGGAGGTGATCACGCTGTTCATGGCCGTCTATCTCGCCATCAGCCTCATCACCTCGCTGCTGATGAACATGTACAACCGCGCCGTCGCGCTGAAGGAGCGCTGA